In the genome of Acidobacteriota bacterium, the window GCATCGCGCCGGGGTGGAATTGAGGTCGCGGCTTGGCGGACAGTGCCGATTTGCTTGCTTGGGTCATTGTTGAAACATCAACAGATGGAAATCGAGATGGAAATTGATCCAAAAGTCTTTGGTTGAAAATTCACTGGCCATCATGGATGATCCGTCCGAATCACATCACGACGCGCACGGCCCTCACGCTGTGCGCTCCCTTTCTAACCAATCAACTCTTGAAAGGAGTCTACATGAAACTTAAGCCAATCAACCTGATTGCCGTGTTGATTTTTGCGTCGGCGCTGAGCCTTTCAGCGTTTGCACAAGACAAGCCTGCTGCTGACAAAGTCGCTCCTAAGGACGTGCCGAAGTTGTTCGTGGACGACACGAAACACGAATTCGGCAAGGTCAAAGAAGGCGATGAAGTGAAGCATGTCTTCAAAATCAAAAACGAAGGCAAAGCGGAGCTGATCATTTACAACGTGTCGCCAGCTTGCGGCTGCACTGCCAGCGACTTCACCAAATCGTTGGCTCCGGGCGCGGAAGGCACG includes:
- a CDS encoding DUF1573 domain-containing protein, translated to MKLKPINLIAVLIFASALSLSAFAQDKPAADKVAPKDVPKLFVDDTKHEFGKVKEGDEVKHVFKIKNEGKAELIIYNVSPACGCTASDFTKSLAPGAEGTITLSVKTAGMNGWTERYAEIISNDKSQPDLKLWMKMDVQKADAQAGKN